One part of the Marinobacterium rhizophilum genome encodes these proteins:
- a CDS encoding Zn-dependent hydrolase yields MTNSLLSINGGRLWQSLMDLAEVGATELGGNCRLALTDEDKAGRELVSGWLRDAGLTLRVDALGNIFARRAGRNPDLPPVMSGSHIDTQPTGGRFDGNYGVLAALEVVRRLNDLNIETEAPIDVAIWTNEEGSRFVPVMMGSGVFAGVLTLEQALNARDKAGLSVADELQRIGYAGTEPVGGYPVKAYYEAHIEQGPVLDTENLPVGVVTGALGLYWYDVVVTGQECHAGPSPMPYRRDALKVASSLINRILTLSDDCQPDGRVTVGELDMHPNSRNVVPGRVRFTVDLRHSDEAVLLEMNNALEALIAEAATTGISIELSVVQKMAPTHFDSGRVDKVRQAVKDLGLVQRELISGAGHDAVYLSRIIPTAMIFVPCIGGISHNEVEDARPNELEAGANVLFNAMLAEAGRVA; encoded by the coding sequence ATGACGAATTCACTGTTGTCTATCAACGGCGGCCGACTGTGGCAGTCCCTTATGGATCTGGCCGAGGTTGGCGCAACGGAACTGGGCGGAAACTGCCGCCTTGCCCTGACAGACGAAGACAAGGCCGGCCGCGAGCTGGTCAGCGGCTGGCTGCGTGATGCCGGCCTGACCCTGCGCGTGGATGCCCTGGGCAATATCTTTGCCCGCCGCGCCGGCCGCAACCCCGACCTGCCACCGGTCATGAGCGGCAGCCACATCGACACCCAGCCCACGGGCGGGCGCTTTGATGGCAACTACGGCGTGCTGGCCGCGCTGGAAGTGGTACGCCGCCTGAACGATCTGAATATTGAAACCGAGGCGCCCATCGACGTTGCCATCTGGACCAACGAAGAAGGCTCCCGCTTTGTCCCCGTAATGATGGGTTCCGGCGTATTTGCCGGCGTACTGACGCTCGAACAGGCACTGAATGCCCGCGACAAGGCCGGTTTGAGTGTTGCAGACGAACTGCAGCGCATCGGTTATGCCGGCACAGAGCCCGTCGGCGGTTACCCGGTAAAAGCCTACTACGAGGCCCATATCGAACAGGGTCCGGTACTGGATACTGAAAACCTGCCGGTTGGCGTAGTCACCGGCGCCCTGGGCCTGTACTGGTACGACGTCGTGGTCACCGGGCAGGAATGTCACGCCGGCCCAAGCCCGATGCCGTACCGCCGCGATGCCCTGAAGGTGGCTTCCAGCCTGATCAACCGCATCCTCACCCTGTCCGATGATTGCCAGCCCGATGGCCGCGTCACTGTCGGCGAGCTCGACATGCACCCCAACTCCCGCAACGTGGTGCCGGGTCGCGTGCGATTCACGGTGGACCTGCGCCACAGCGATGAAGCCGTGCTGCTTGAAATGAACAACGCCCTGGAAGCCCTGATCGCCGAGGCGGCGACCACGGGTATCAGCATCGAGCTTAGCGTCGTGCAGAAGATGGCACCGACCCACTTCGACAGCGGCCGCGTCGACAAGGTGCGCCAGGCCGTGAAAGACCTGGGCCTGGTGCAGCGCGAGCTGATCAGCGGCGCCGGCCACGATGCGGTTTACCTGAGCCGCATTATTCCCACGGCGATGATTTTCGTGCCCTGCATCGGCGGTATCAGCCACAACGAAGTGGAAGACGCCCGCCCCAACGAACTCGAAGCCGGCGCCAACGTCCTGTTCAACGCCATGCTGGCGGAAGCCGGGAGGGTTGCATGA
- a CDS encoding thiamine pyrophosphate-binding protein gives MSHSSDHCQNDNARQRNGGQILMQQLRDQGVRRLFMVAGESYLPCIDALNEHTDSIQAITCRQESGAAYMAEAYGKMTGEPGICFVTRGPGATNASVGVHTAFQDSTPMILFIGQVGNDFVEREAFQEIDYRRMFGEMSKWVAQIDSTDRIPEYVARAWKIATSGRPGPVVLALPEDVLWGTAEVANIAPSPRLESYPGAAQMQDLQRRLEAAERPFLLIGGSGWSADAMADMQAFAQRFDLPVGVSWRRLECYDQRDSQFVGHVGWAMHEELRQQLSNSDLVIAVGTRMGEPTSEGYTWLASPQPRQSLIHIYPDPEELGRVYRADLAINASVNGFASMLADLVPEQASRWSAQRKQARQAYLDTLEPLPAPGALSLDRVSHTVNQVLEGRGCITVGAGNYALYPHRYVQFAGATSSLASTVGTMGYGLPAAISYKFEHPDQPAVCFAGDGCFQMNMQELGVALQYRLGVVVLVFNNGMWGTIRAHQERDFPGREIALTFQNPEFARLIEAYGGQGTVVTEDAQFESAFRKALDFANEHQLPAIIELRYDSNGIAPGALLSEIRDKALAAQA, from the coding sequence ATGTCTCATTCTTCAGATCATTGCCAAAATGACAACGCCCGCCAGCGCAATGGCGGCCAGATCCTCATGCAGCAGCTGCGCGACCAGGGGGTACGCCGCCTCTTTATGGTCGCCGGTGAAAGCTACCTGCCCTGTATCGATGCGCTCAATGAGCACACCGACAGTATCCAGGCCATTACCTGCCGCCAGGAAAGCGGTGCCGCCTACATGGCCGAAGCCTACGGCAAGATGACCGGCGAACCGGGTATCTGCTTTGTAACCCGCGGCCCCGGCGCCACCAATGCCTCCGTCGGTGTACACACCGCTTTTCAGGACTCCACGCCAATGATCCTGTTCATTGGCCAAGTGGGCAACGACTTCGTGGAGCGCGAAGCCTTCCAGGAAATCGACTACCGCCGCATGTTCGGTGAAATGAGCAAGTGGGTGGCACAGATCGACAGCACCGACCGCATTCCCGAATACGTTGCCCGCGCCTGGAAGATCGCCACCAGCGGCCGCCCTGGCCCCGTGGTACTGGCGCTGCCGGAAGACGTGCTCTGGGGCACCGCCGAGGTTGCCAATATCGCACCGTCCCCGCGCCTGGAAAGCTACCCCGGTGCCGCGCAGATGCAGGACCTGCAGCGTCGGCTGGAAGCGGCCGAGCGTCCCTTCCTGCTGATCGGTGGCAGCGGCTGGAGTGCAGACGCCATGGCAGACATGCAGGCCTTCGCCCAGCGCTTCGACCTGCCGGTGGGTGTGTCCTGGCGCCGGCTGGAGTGCTATGACCAGCGTGATAGCCAGTTTGTCGGTCACGTCGGCTGGGCCATGCACGAAGAACTGCGCCAGCAGCTGAGCAACAGCGACCTTGTCATTGCTGTCGGCACCCGCATGGGCGAGCCCACCAGCGAAGGCTATACCTGGCTGGCTTCACCCCAGCCCAGGCAGAGCCTGATCCACATTTACCCCGACCCTGAGGAACTGGGCCGGGTTTACCGTGCGGATCTGGCCATCAATGCCAGTGTCAACGGTTTCGCCTCCATGCTGGCGGACCTGGTTCCCGAGCAGGCGAGCCGCTGGAGCGCGCAGCGCAAGCAGGCACGCCAGGCGTACCTGGACACGCTTGAGCCTCTGCCGGCACCGGGCGCACTGAGCCTGGACCGCGTTTCCCACACCGTTAACCAGGTGCTGGAAGGCCGCGGCTGCATCACCGTAGGGGCAGGCAACTACGCACTCTACCCCCACCGCTACGTGCAGTTTGCCGGGGCCACCAGCTCCCTGGCCTCCACCGTGGGTACCATGGGCTACGGCCTGCCGGCGGCGATTTCATACAAATTCGAGCATCCGGACCAGCCCGCGGTCTGCTTTGCCGGCGATGGCTGTTTCCAGATGAACATGCAGGAGCTGGGTGTGGCGCTGCAGTACCGCCTGGGCGTTGTCGTGCTGGTATTCAACAACGGCATGTGGGGCACCATCCGTGCGCACCAGGAACGCGACTTCCCGGGCCGCGAAATTGCCCTGACCTTCCAGAACCCGGAATTTGCCCGCCTGATCGAAGCCTATGGCGGCCAGGGCACGGTGGTTACCGAAGACGCGCAGTTCGAATCCGCCTTCCGCAAGGCGCTGGATTTTGCCAACGAGCACCAGCTGCCCGCCATTATCGAACTGCGTTACGACAGCAACGGCATTGCCCCCGGCGCACTGCTGAGCGAGATCCGGGACAAGGCCCTGGCCGCACAGGCCTAG
- a CDS encoding HpcH/HpaI aldolase/citrate lyase family protein, producing MTMQPNTALRSWFFNGGHDQGLLLNAIESGPAVLVVDLEEFTPGGQKTAACKLFPTITEACQTAGIECAIRLDALDKGGEQQLALIAAARPQAVLLPQIERPEQLQALRALMDANGLADTAIVPTIETRAGLARLDDILTAAPRVTAALLGTGDLSADMGLAAEPQRMQLLQPARSEFVAACLRHGVEAIDGPWPERTDPPERPQAYNEDCRFSRTTGYRSRCALTPGQVLSWQTHTCTEHAY from the coding sequence ATGACGATGCAACCGAATACCGCGCTGCGCAGCTGGTTTTTCAACGGTGGCCACGATCAGGGCCTGCTGCTGAACGCCATTGAAAGCGGCCCCGCCGTACTGGTGGTGGATCTTGAAGAGTTCACCCCGGGCGGGCAAAAAACAGCGGCCTGCAAGCTGTTCCCCACGATCACCGAAGCCTGCCAAACCGCCGGCATCGAATGCGCCATCCGCCTGGATGCGCTGGACAAGGGGGGCGAGCAGCAGCTGGCACTGATTGCCGCCGCCCGGCCACAGGCAGTCCTGCTGCCCCAGATCGAGCGGCCTGAACAGCTGCAGGCTCTGCGGGCGCTGATGGATGCGAACGGTTTGGCCGACACGGCCATCGTGCCCACCATCGAAACCCGCGCAGGGCTGGCCCGGCTCGATGACATTCTCACGGCGGCCCCCCGCGTAACGGCGGCGCTGCTGGGCACCGGGGACCTGTCCGCCGATATGGGTCTGGCGGCCGAGCCGCAGCGCATGCAGCTGCTGCAGCCGGCGCGCAGCGAGTTTGTCGCCGCCTGCCTGCGTCACGGTGTTGAAGCCATCGATGGCCCCTGGCCCGAGCGCACCGACCCGCCCGAACGTCCGCAGGCCTACAACGAGGACTGTAGGTTCTCACGTACCACCGGCTACCGCTCACGCTGCGCCCTGACCCCTGGACAGGTACTCAGCTGGCAAACCCATACCTGTACCGAACACGCATACTAA
- a CDS encoding TRAP transporter large permease, with protein MSNGALILLAVFTVCLFLDVPIAFGLLIAALSYLLIFDAAPLMVAAQQYVAGMHSFTLLAIPLFVLAAQLMNRVGLTSRIVNLCMALVGNKPGGLAVVAVLACMMFGALSGSGVADVVAIGSMLLPAMRKEGYAPGFSAALVGTSSSLGTVIPPSIVMIVYGTTSNTSIGKLFMGGVIPGLLLAAALIVVAVYLSKRHGWAGGRTFSRAEKITAWRESIPALMVPVMIIGGIRLGVFTPTEAAVSAIVYALILGFVVYRCLSLQALWQSLKETAEISGAILLIIAAAGLFAWGLSYEEVPQAIAALVSDLTDSRYTVLLLLMAIVLILGTFMESIAIIIIITPIVLPLLMQYNIDLVHFGVLLTVNLAIGANTPPLGIDLMAASRIAGVTTAQTLKPLSLMLLAMLSVLMLIAFVPELVLFLPNWME; from the coding sequence ATGAGTAATGGAGCCCTGATACTGCTGGCGGTCTTTACCGTCTGCCTGTTCCTGGATGTACCGATCGCCTTCGGCCTGCTGATCGCGGCCCTGAGCTATCTGCTGATTTTCGATGCTGCGCCGCTCATGGTCGCTGCACAGCAATATGTTGCGGGCATGCACAGCTTTACGCTGCTGGCGATTCCGTTGTTCGTACTGGCGGCACAATTGATGAACCGCGTGGGCCTGACCAGTCGCATCGTCAACCTCTGCATGGCGCTGGTAGGTAACAAGCCCGGTGGTCTGGCCGTGGTTGCGGTGCTGGCATGCATGATGTTCGGCGCCCTGTCCGGCTCCGGTGTCGCCGACGTGGTCGCCATTGGCAGCATGCTGCTGCCGGCCATGCGCAAGGAAGGCTATGCGCCGGGGTTCAGCGCGGCTCTCGTGGGCACGTCCAGTTCGCTCGGCACCGTCATTCCGCCCAGCATAGTGATGATCGTGTACGGCACCACGTCGAACACCTCCATCGGCAAGCTGTTCATGGGCGGTGTTATTCCAGGCCTGCTGCTGGCTGCCGCCCTGATTGTGGTCGCGGTCTACCTGTCCAAGCGCCATGGCTGGGCCGGTGGTCGTACTTTTAGCCGCGCCGAGAAAATCACCGCCTGGCGTGAGTCCATACCGGCACTGATGGTACCGGTGATGATTATCGGCGGTATCCGCCTCGGTGTTTTCACCCCCACCGAAGCGGCCGTCTCAGCCATTGTCTACGCGCTGATCCTGGGATTTGTGGTCTATCGCTGCCTGTCGCTGCAGGCCCTGTGGCAGTCCCTCAAGGAGACTGCGGAAATCAGCGGCGCCATCCTGCTGATCATCGCCGCCGCCGGTCTGTTTGCCTGGGGTCTGAGCTATGAAGAAGTCCCGCAGGCCATTGCGGCCCTGGTGAGCGACCTGACCGACAGCCGCTATACGGTGCTGCTGTTGCTGATGGCGATCGTGCTGATCCTGGGCACCTTCATGGAAAGTATCGCCATTATCATCATCATCACCCCCATCGTGCTGCCGCTGCTGATGCAATACAACATCGACCTGGTGCACTTTGGCGTGCTGCTGACCGTCAACCTGGCTATCGGTGCCAATACGCCACCGCTGGGCATCGACCTGATGGCCGCCAGTCGTATTGCGGGCGTCACCACGGCGCAAACACTCAAGCCGCTGAGCCTGATGCTGCTGGCCATGCTGAGTGTGCTGATGCTGATTGCCTTCGTGCCGGAACTGGTTCTGTTCCTGCCCAACTGGATGGAGTAG
- a CDS encoding TRAP transporter small permease — MLRILTNLCLGISAIGVALLAALISWAVFMRWVFGDTPHWAEELPQFVLIWMAMLSAVWCSRRNSHLTAGLLGLWLHSAAARRVVDKLVDLILVIAMLMLVKAGWDLAMLTMKQHTPALQWPVGLLYLSVPVSCSAIALVHLGKLLSFRSTTTDE; from the coding sequence ATGCTACGCATACTAACCAACCTGTGCCTGGGCATCTCGGCAATCGGAGTGGCCTTGCTGGCCGCTCTGATCAGCTGGGCCGTCTTCATGCGCTGGGTTTTCGGCGATACGCCCCACTGGGCCGAGGAGCTGCCGCAATTCGTGCTGATCTGGATGGCCATGCTCAGCGCCGTCTGGTGCAGTCGCCGCAACTCGCACCTGACCGCCGGCCTGCTCGGCCTCTGGCTGCACAGCGCCGCCGCCCGCAGGGTGGTCGACAAGCTGGTCGATCTGATCCTGGTGATCGCCATGCTGATGCTCGTCAAAGCGGGCTGGGACCTGGCCATGCTGACGATGAAACAGCATACCCCCGCCCTGCAATGGCCGGTCGGCCTGCTGTATCTCAGTGTGCCGGTCAGCTGTTCTGCCATCGCCCTGGTACATCTGGGCAAGCTGTTGAGTTTTCGGAGTACAACTACCGATGAGTAA
- a CDS encoding TRAP transporter substrate-binding protein, with product MLKSFRTSLLAASAVTLQICATQSSALELKLANVLPESHNWNVAARGFADEVKAQTENRVSIKLFANGQLGSENTLVEGLQIGSIHAGIIGCGSFQPVDPKFGIVELPYSWPNRQAAYAAYDGELGEQLEGLAEAHNFKILSWWENGYRHITNNRAPIHTPEDLQGLKIRVTPDKMRLDAFAGMGASPAPLAFGELYSALQQGVFDAQENPLSIINSSSFYEVQKYVSLTGHVWSPACLTVSNYSWNRLSAEDQQIVQDLADKWRDTQRELTQKDDAELIAKLEAAGMQVNEVDTAPFSAQVQDIWTQYESVFGADLVGLVKRYSSAQ from the coding sequence ATGTTAAAATCATTCCGAACTTCTTTGCTGGCGGCCAGCGCCGTCACGCTGCAGATCTGTGCCACCCAGTCCTCCGCCCTGGAGCTGAAGCTGGCCAACGTGCTACCCGAGTCCCACAACTGGAACGTCGCAGCCAGGGGCTTTGCCGACGAGGTCAAGGCGCAGACTGAAAACCGCGTCAGCATCAAGCTGTTTGCCAACGGCCAGCTGGGTAGCGAAAACACCCTAGTAGAAGGCCTGCAGATCGGCAGCATCCACGCCGGCATCATCGGTTGCGGCTCGTTTCAGCCGGTTGACCCCAAGTTCGGCATTGTAGAGCTGCCCTACTCCTGGCCAAACCGCCAGGCCGCCTACGCCGCCTATGACGGCGAACTGGGTGAACAGCTCGAAGGCCTGGCCGAAGCGCACAATTTCAAGATCCTGTCCTGGTGGGAAAACGGCTACCGCCATATCACCAACAACCGCGCACCTATCCATACCCCCGAAGACCTGCAGGGTCTGAAAATCCGCGTCACTCCCGACAAGATGCGCCTTGATGCCTTCGCTGGCATGGGCGCAAGCCCGGCACCGCTGGCCTTCGGCGAGCTCTACTCGGCCTTGCAGCAGGGTGTGTTCGATGCCCAGGAAAACCCGCTGTCGATCATCAACTCTTCATCCTTTTACGAAGTTCAGAAATACGTTTCGCTGACCGGCCATGTCTGGTCGCCAGCCTGCCTGACCGTGTCCAACTATTCCTGGAACCGGCTCTCGGCCGAAGACCAGCAAATCGTGCAGGACCTGGCCGACAAGTGGCGTGATACCCAGCGCGAACTCACCCAGAAGGATGACGCCGAGCTGATCGCCAAGCTGGAAGCCGCCGGCATGCAGGTCAATGAAGTCGACACGGCTCCCTTCTCGGCCCAGGTACAGGATATCTGGACGCAGTATGAAAGCGTATTCGGCGCCGACCTGGTGGGACTGGTCAAACGCTACAGCAGCGCACAGTAA
- a CDS encoding sensor domain-containing phosphodiesterase — translation MATSITQAACTLIETPSLETAGLPEESAALSTDAILSDILHAVRLNFGMDVAFISEFNQEQRSFRFVDAENLATCPIAVGDSGPLEQSYCQRVVDGRLPELIRNAQEIPEALTLAATTQLPVGAHVSVPIHFGDGSLFGTFCCFSSEPNESLSERDILSMRLYAKLCGTLLERLTLEQRRIDVRVQRMQSVLRNRELSIVYQPIYCLSRNSILGYEALSRFHAEPMRPPDKWFAEAQATGLLGDLECCAVSLALSGLPELSANCYVAVNVTPETILSCPAMLDLLATNPGRTVLELTEHASIDDYTQIRQILEPLRKLGLKLAVDDAGAGYASFRHILQLKPDVIKLDRSLISGIDHNEGCMALAAALIVFAEKTGSKIVAEGVETQAEIDALRQLKVDMAQGFFLCKPKPLADVPK, via the coding sequence ATGGCAACCTCGATAACACAAGCAGCCTGTACCCTCATCGAAACGCCAAGCCTGGAAACAGCGGGCCTGCCAGAAGAGTCCGCAGCCCTTTCAACAGACGCAATTCTGTCGGATATATTGCATGCCGTACGTCTGAACTTCGGTATGGACGTCGCGTTTATCTCAGAGTTTAACCAGGAGCAGCGCAGTTTTCGCTTTGTAGACGCCGAGAACCTCGCAACTTGCCCTATCGCAGTCGGCGACTCGGGCCCTTTGGAGCAGAGCTACTGCCAGCGCGTGGTAGATGGAAGGCTGCCTGAGTTGATTCGAAATGCCCAGGAAATCCCCGAAGCCTTAACGCTGGCGGCCACGACCCAATTGCCGGTTGGCGCTCACGTTAGCGTGCCAATTCACTTTGGTGACGGCAGCCTGTTCGGCACTTTCTGCTGCTTCAGCAGTGAACCCAATGAGTCCCTGAGCGAGCGAGATATCCTCAGCATGCGCCTGTATGCCAAGCTGTGTGGCACGTTGCTGGAGCGGCTTACGTTAGAACAGCGCCGTATTGATGTACGGGTCCAGCGCATGCAATCGGTACTGCGCAACAGGGAACTGAGCATCGTTTATCAGCCGATCTACTGCCTGTCACGCAATAGCATTCTCGGCTACGAAGCCCTCAGCCGCTTCCATGCCGAGCCGATGCGCCCCCCCGATAAATGGTTCGCGGAAGCCCAGGCTACCGGGCTGCTCGGTGACCTCGAGTGCTGCGCAGTAAGCCTGGCGCTATCCGGGCTACCGGAGCTGTCTGCCAATTGCTACGTTGCTGTGAACGTGACACCGGAAACGATACTGAGTTGCCCAGCAATGTTAGACCTGCTGGCGACTAACCCCGGACGCACAGTACTGGAACTCACCGAGCATGCGTCAATCGATGACTACACCCAGATCAGACAGATACTTGAGCCGCTGCGAAAGCTCGGATTGAAACTGGCGGTGGACGACGCAGGCGCAGGCTATGCAAGCTTTCGCCATATTCTGCAACTCAAACCCGATGTCATAAAGCTCGACCGCAGCCTGATCAGCGGTATTGATCACAACGAAGGCTGCATGGCCCTCGCGGCTGCACTCATTGTTTTTGCAGAAAAAACCGGCAGCAAGATTGTCGCAGAAGGCGTCGAAACCCAGGCGGAAATCGATGCACTAAGACAGCTGAAAGTCGACATGGCCCAGGGGTTCTTCCTCTGCAAACCAAAGCCCCTGGCTGACGTACCCAAATAA
- the rlmF gene encoding 23S rRNA (adenine(1618)-N(6))-methyltransferase RlmF translates to MKKTDAVRTHKAELHGRNPHRGRYDFAVLTKASPALAPFVQLNRFGNESIDFADPGAVKALNQALLSHFYGVDFWDIPPGFLCPPIPGRADYVHYLADLLAESNNGVIPRGRMVKALDVGIGANCVYPIIGNREYGWQFVGSDINPVAVGTVQGIVRSNRCLSGKITARLQKQQNQIFNGIWKANEHFDVTLCNPPFHASEAAMNAESDRKWRGLKKEQAPAKTPKLNFGGQADELWCDGGEEGFICRMVQESKAYGEQCYWFTSLVAKQSSLAGIQRVLGQVGATQVRIVEMAQGQKISRFIAWSFLTPELQDEWRESYWAPLS, encoded by the coding sequence ATGAAAAAAACTGATGCCGTACGCACCCACAAGGCCGAGCTGCATGGCCGCAACCCGCACCGGGGCCGCTATGACTTTGCCGTGCTAACCAAGGCAAGCCCGGCATTGGCGCCCTTCGTGCAGCTAAACCGGTTTGGCAACGAGTCCATCGACTTCGCCGATCCAGGCGCCGTGAAGGCGCTGAACCAGGCCCTGCTGAGTCATTTTTACGGCGTGGACTTCTGGGACATCCCGCCGGGCTTCCTGTGCCCGCCAATCCCCGGCAGGGCCGATTATGTGCACTACCTAGCCGATCTGCTGGCAGAGTCAAATAACGGCGTGATCCCCCGCGGCCGCATGGTGAAGGCACTGGATGTCGGCATTGGTGCAAACTGCGTGTATCCCATTATCGGCAACCGTGAATACGGCTGGCAGTTTGTCGGCTCCGACATCAACCCGGTCGCCGTGGGCACGGTACAGGGTATCGTGCGCTCGAACCGCTGCCTCTCGGGGAAAATCACCGCCCGCCTGCAGAAGCAACAGAACCAGATTTTTAACGGCATCTGGAAAGCAAACGAACACTTTGACGTCACCCTGTGCAACCCGCCCTTCCATGCGTCGGAAGCGGCCATGAATGCGGAATCCGACCGCAAGTGGCGCGGCCTTAAAAAGGAGCAGGCACCAGCCAAAACACCCAAGCTGAATTTCGGTGGCCAGGCAGACGAGCTGTGGTGTGACGGGGGTGAAGAAGGCTTTATTTGCCGCATGGTGCAGGAAAGCAAAGCCTACGGCGAGCAGTGTTACTGGTTTACATCCCTGGTGGCCAAGCAGTCCAGCCTCGCGGGTATCCAGCGAGTATTGGGCCAGGTCGGCGCGACACAGGTACGTATTGTCGAAATGGCGCAGGGACAAAAAATCAGCCGCTTCATCGCCTGGAGCTTTCTCACCCCCGAGCTGCAGGATGAGTGGCGGGAAAGCTACTGGGCACCGCTGAGCTAA
- a CDS encoding CLCA_X family protein has product MKLGGAFRGEQSPHGSESITFVHIRRRFDFRSIQIGRWVTRDEQARAAGLFYGALADLMAILQGPELLVSLRGTLSLQYGIGGRPGVAAHYDPAQRCFALAKNAGPGSIAHEWFHAFDHYLGDKAFSDVPASMFASKAWLSDATPVPHPLNDCLSECFRCILLDESGEGPSELFRVSALEDRVLGTVYYSQPEELCARAFEAFVQDAAIRNSFLVKGTRASAEAKRGLYPQGEQRARINAAFGRYFSLLGAALRR; this is encoded by the coding sequence ATGAAGCTCGGTGGAGCTTTCCGCGGTGAGCAAAGTCCACACGGCAGCGAGTCTATCACCTTTGTTCATATCCGGCGCAGGTTCGACTTTCGCTCCATCCAGATCGGGCGCTGGGTCACGCGGGACGAACAGGCGCGGGCGGCGGGGCTTTTCTACGGTGCGTTGGCAGATCTAATGGCCATTCTGCAGGGGCCAGAATTGCTCGTTTCACTGCGCGGCACCCTGTCACTGCAATACGGTATCGGTGGGCGCCCTGGCGTGGCGGCGCACTATGACCCGGCTCAGCGCTGCTTTGCACTGGCCAAGAACGCCGGCCCTGGCAGTATTGCCCATGAGTGGTTTCATGCCTTTGATCATTACCTGGGCGACAAGGCGTTCAGCGATGTGCCCGCCAGCATGTTTGCCTCCAAGGCCTGGTTGAGTGATGCCACCCCGGTGCCCCACCCGCTGAACGATTGCCTGTCGGAATGCTTTCGCTGCATCCTGCTGGATGAGTCGGGGGAGGGGCCGAGCGAGTTGTTTCGGGTATCGGCGCTGGAAGACAGGGTGCTGGGCACGGTTTATTACAGCCAGCCGGAAGAACTCTGTGCCCGGGCCTTCGAAGCCTTTGTACAGGACGCAGCCATTCGCAACAGTTTCCTGGTCAAGGGTACCCGGGCCTCGGCTGAGGCCAAGCGTGGCCTCTATCCCCAGGGCGAGCAGCGCGCACGCATCAATGCCGCCTTTGGCCGTTATTTCAGCCTGCTGGGGGCGGCGCTTCGACGCTAG